A window from Pangasianodon hypophthalmus isolate fPanHyp1 chromosome 4, fPanHyp1.pri, whole genome shotgun sequence encodes these proteins:
- the myl12.1 gene encoding myosin, light chain 12, genome duplicate 1 — translation MSSKSRVKAKTARKRPQRATSNVFAMFDQSQIQEFKEAFNMIDQNRDGFVDKEDLHDMLASLGKNPTEAYLEAMMNEAPGPINFTMFLTMFGEKLNGTDPEDVIRNAFACFDEEGTGFIQEDYLRELLTTMGDRFTDEEVDELFREAPIDKKNNFNYVEFTRILKHGAKDKDD, via the exons ATGTCCAGCAAAAGTCGTGTGAAGGCAAAGACTGCCAGGAAGCGCCCTCAGCGTGCGACCTCCAATGTCTTTGCCATGTTCGATCAGTCACAGATCCAGGAGTTCAAAGAAGCCTTCAACATGATCGACCAGAACCGTGACGGCTTTGTGGACAAGGAAGATCTGCATGACATGCTGGCATCTCTGG GTAAGAACCCGACTGAAGCATATTTGGAGGCGATGATGAATGAAGCTCCTGGGCCCATTAACTTCACAATGTTCCTCACCATGTTTGGAGAGAAACTGAACGGCACTGATCCAGAAGACGTCATCCGCAACGCCTTTGCCTGCTTTGACGAGGAGGGAACCG GCTTTATCCAGGAAGACTATCTGCGGGAACTTCTGACCACAATGGGCGACcgcttcacagacgaggaggtCGATGAGCTCTTCAGGGAGGCCCCTATTGACAAGAAGAACAACTTTAACTATGTGGAGTTCACACGTATCCTCAAACACGGAGCCAAAGACAAGGATGACTAA